The DNA window CCACTCCACGCGGTCGGGATGCTTGCGTTTGTTCTTCGTGTTCGTGTAGTTGCGCTCCTTGCATTCGCTGCAGGCGAGCGTGATTTGATCGCGCATGGCTCTCCGCCCTTACTCCTGGATCTCCGTTACGACGCCGGCGCCGACGGTGCGGCCGCCCT is part of the Candidatus Eisenbacteria bacterium genome and encodes:
- the rpmG gene encoding 50S ribosomal protein L33 — encoded protein: MRDQITLACSECKERNYTNTKNKRKHPDRVEWKKFCPRCRKHTIHKETR